Proteins from a genomic interval of Sulfurimonas sp.:
- a CDS encoding biotin/lipoyl-containing protein produces MAKKFIDVMDTTFRDGVQSVFGGRVLMNDFFPAVEAAKRAGITHFEFGGGARFQSLYFYLREDAFLMMDKFRSIVGPDANLQTLSRGINTVMLDTGSKELIDLHAKMFKKHGTTTIRNFDALNDVENLKYSAERITHHGLKHEVVVTMMDLPPGCFGAHTVEFYEKTLREILDSGIPYDSICFKDASGTSNPQKVFETIQMARRLIPEGTHLRLHTHETAGVSVAAYMAALEAGVDGIDLAAAPVSGGTSQPDILTMLHATKGMNYDLGGLEIDKVLTYEKELQHCLADYFMPPEATMVSPIIPFSPMPGGALTANTQMMRDNGIMDRFPEVIAAMTEVVKKGGYGTSVTPVSQFYFQQALNNVMQGPWNAIAPGYGRMVLGYFGKTPVAPDPEVVKIASEKLGLAPTTEKALDIANADESKSLATWIDKLKAENIEITEENIFIAAACHEKGIAFLKGQGELMVRKLSDMKKEEEKKEQNKNEQGSRKMGSGNYTVVVDGQKYSVQVAEGDVNIQVTAVNGESAAVAPAAAPVAPKAVVNGFEVKALLPGNVWKIVANPGQSVNEGDVILILESMKMEIDVVAPKSGIIKSIDVATNDRVTEGQVIALMS; encoded by the coding sequence ATGGCTAAAAAATTTATAGATGTAATGGATACAACATTTAGAGACGGTGTTCAGTCCGTCTTTGGCGGTCGTGTATTGATGAACGATTTTTTTCCGGCTGTTGAAGCGGCAAAAAGAGCGGGAATTACTCACTTTGAATTTGGCGGCGGCGCTAGATTTCAGTCACTCTACTTTTACTTAAGAGAAGATGCGTTTCTTATGATGGACAAGTTTCGCAGCATTGTAGGACCTGATGCAAATCTTCAAACATTATCTCGCGGTATTAATACTGTAATGTTAGATACAGGCTCTAAAGAGCTTATAGATTTACATGCAAAAATGTTTAAAAAACACGGTACGACGACTATTAGAAATTTTGATGCATTAAACGATGTTGAAAATTTAAAATATTCGGCAGAGCGAATAACGCATCATGGATTAAAACATGAAGTTGTAGTTACTATGATGGATCTGCCTCCGGGTTGTTTTGGTGCTCATACCGTAGAGTTTTACGAAAAAACATTGCGCGAGATACTAGACAGCGGTATTCCTTATGACAGTATCTGTTTTAAAGATGCATCAGGAACTTCAAATCCTCAAAAAGTTTTTGAAACTATTCAAATGGCAAGACGCTTGATTCCCGAGGGAACACACTTAAGACTTCATACTCATGAAACGGCAGGTGTTTCGGTAGCTGCATATATGGCTGCTCTTGAAGCGGGTGTAGACGGTATCGATTTGGCTGCTGCACCTGTAAGCGGGGGAACAAGCCAGCCGGATATTTTAACTATGCTTCATGCTACAAAAGGGATGAATTATGACCTTGGCGGACTTGAAATAGATAAAGTACTTACTTATGAAAAAGAGCTTCAACACTGTTTGGCAGACTATTTTATGCCGCCTGAAGCAACAATGGTTTCTCCGATTATTCCATTTTCTCCAATGCCGGGCGGTGCGCTTACTGCAAATACTCAAATGATGCGTGATAACGGCATTATGGATAGATTTCCCGAAGTAATCGCTGCTATGACTGAAGTTGTAAAAAAAGGCGGATACGGAACATCCGTTACACCTGTTTCACAATTTTATTTTCAACAAGCGCTTAACAATGTTATGCAAGGTCCGTGGAATGCAATCGCTCCGGGATACGGAAGAATGGTTCTGGGTTATTTCGGTAAAACTCCGGTTGCACCTGATCCTGAAGTTGTTAAAATTGCTTCTGAAAAATTAGGTTTAGCGCCTACAACGGAGAAAGCTCTTGATATCGCAAATGCGGATGAGAGTAAGTCTTTGGCTACTTGGATTGACAAACTAAAAGCAGAAAATATCGAAATAACCGAAGAAAATATTTTTATAGCTGCAGCTTGTCACGAAAAAGGAATTGCTTTTCTAAAAGGTCAAGGTGAGCTAATGGTTCGCAAACTGTCGGATATGAAAAAAGAAGAAGAGAAAAAAGAACAAAATAAAAATGAACAAGGGAGTAGAAAAATGGGAAGCGGAAATTATACGGTAGTTGTTGACGGTCAAAAATATAGTGTTCAAGTTGCTGAAGGTGATGTAAATATTCAAGTAACTGCAGTAAACGGTGAGAGTGCAGCAGTTGCTCCTGCAGCAGCTCCTGTTGCTCCAAAAGCGGTAGTAAACGGATTTGAAGTAAAAGCGCTTCTTCCGGGAAATGTATGGAAAATAGTTGCTAATCCGGGTCAAAGCGTAAACGAGGGTGATGTTATTTTAATATTAGAATCTATGAAAATGGAAATAGATGTAGTTGCACCAAAAAGCGGTATAATCAAATCTATAGATGTTGCGACTAACGATAGAGTAACTGAAGGTCAAGTTATAGCGTTGATGTCATAA
- a CDS encoding DUF3817 domain-containing protein — MKNENVVKFGLINTVEGYSYLALVFIAMPLKYIFGIALAVKMVGMIHGILFVLFCLYLIKAWQESKWSFGENIIFFIASLIPFGTFFTKTKIKTYELKSFV, encoded by the coding sequence ATGAAAAATGAAAATGTTGTAAAATTTGGATTAATAAATACGGTAGAAGGATACTCATACTTGGCACTCGTTTTTATTGCAATGCCGTTAAAATACATATTTGGAATCGCTTTGGCGGTAAAGATGGTCGGTATGATTCACGGCATACTTTTTGTACTATTTTGTTTATATCTTATAAAAGCATGGCAAGAGAGCAAATGGTCATTTGGAGAAAATATCATATTTTTTATAGCTTCGCTTATACCGTTTGGAACTTTTTTTACTAAAACTAAAATTAAAACTTATGAATTAAAAAGTTTTGTTTAG
- a CDS encoding HAMP domain-containing sensor histidine kinase → MNKISLRKKYIFALILVAVYALLFHTSTITLVKNHDKYAQDINLVAKEQMLTAKIIYCINYMSYHEANGHKTSLNEAVGEFEKTELILKEKGYIFEEESKKEYLQSVKQFLNIFEDRGDNERYDKIEEINVFLQKKYDFLIKNIGDYTLAIQKESEKSTQNIVFIKTLLLILLLLLLAFEAFFIFLPTENEIKAKTKELEDINKDLQERVMDEVYKNREKTIQIIQQSKLAQMGEMLNMIAHQWRQPLASISAISGTLSLDIMMDNYKADFFQAKLDSIDELANYLSQTIDDFRNFFKNDKKLEHGELKDIVEKSFKIIAPCIETKNITISTDIDDDIFVYTYITEIKQVLLNIIKNAEDVLLEKNINNATIWVNGRKDEKYAELTIEDNGGGISDEIMSKIFEPYFSTKKDKEGTGIGLYMSKMIVEEHCKGKISVQNGSYGAKFTINIPLDKSNYKK, encoded by the coding sequence ATGAATAAAATAAGCTTAAGAAAAAAGTATATATTCGCTTTAATTCTAGTGGCGGTATATGCACTGCTGTTTCATACCTCTACTATCACTCTTGTTAAAAACCATGATAAATATGCCCAAGATATAAATCTGGTGGCAAAAGAGCAGATGCTCACGGCAAAGATAATATACTGCATCAACTATATGTCATATCATGAAGCAAATGGACACAAAACATCACTAAATGAGGCTGTAGGGGAGTTTGAAAAAACTGAACTTATCTTAAAAGAGAAAGGATATATTTTTGAAGAAGAGAGCAAAAAAGAGTATCTTCAAAGCGTAAAACAGTTTTTAAATATTTTTGAAGACAGAGGAGATAATGAACGATATGACAAGATAGAAGAGATTAATGTTTTCCTACAAAAAAAGTATGATTTTTTAATAAAAAATATCGGTGATTATACTCTTGCCATCCAAAAAGAGAGTGAAAAATCAACCCAAAATATAGTATTTATAAAAACACTTCTTTTGATACTTTTGCTTCTGCTATTAGCTTTTGAAGCTTTTTTTATATTCTTACCGACAGAAAATGAGATAAAGGCAAAAACAAAAGAGCTAGAAGATATAAATAAAGATTTACAAGAGCGTGTTATGGACGAAGTATATAAAAATAGAGAAAAAACTATACAAATCATTCAGCAATCAAAACTGGCACAAATGGGAGAGATGCTTAATATGATTGCGCATCAGTGGCGTCAACCGCTGGCGTCTATATCGGCAATATCGGGAACTCTCTCGCTTGATATTATGATGGATAACTACAAAGCCGATTTCTTTCAAGCAAAATTGGACTCTATTGATGAACTGGCGAATTACCTCTCACAAACTATTGATGATTTTAGAAATTTCTTTAAAAACGACAAAAAGCTAGAGCACGGAGAGTTAAAAGATATAGTCGAAAAGAGTTTTAAGATTATTGCTCCTTGCATAGAAACAAAAAATATCACAATAAGCACCGATATAGATGATGATATCTTTGTATATACCTATATCACGGAAATAAAACAAGTTTTGTTAAATATTATAAAAAATGCAGAGGATGTACTGCTCGAAAAAAATATTAACAATGCAACCATTTGGGTTAATGGACGCAAAGATGAAAAGTATGCAGAATTAACCATTGAAGATAACGGTGGAGGCATTTCCGATGAGATAATGAGCAAAATTTTCGAACCGTATTTTAGTACAAAAAAAGATAAAGAGGGAACCGGCATCGGTCTGTATATGTCTAAAATGATTGTTGAAGAGCATTGCAAAGGCAAAATCAGTGTTCAAAACGGCAGCTACGGCGCAAAATTTACTATAAATATTCCGCTGGATAAATCAAATTACAAAAAATAG
- a CDS encoding OadG family transporter subunit — protein sequence MEVVFLFIGIIIGIVVSKTDAVSNIIKKFYPEVEPEVKPEVNPTLNNAQNQDNQKKVVAAITAAIKYHREG from the coding sequence ATGGAAGTTGTTTTTTTATTTATTGGAATAATAATTGGAATAGTAGTATCTAAGACGGATGCCGTGTCAAATATTATAAAGAAATTTTATCCTGAAGTGGAACCTGAAGTAAAACCTGAGGTAAATCCTACATTAAACAATGCTCAAAATCAAGATAATCAAAAAAAAGTAGTTGCTGCAATAACGGCTGCAATTAAATATCATAGAGAAGGTTAA